In the Xanthobacteraceae bacterium genome, GGGCAGCCGCTGATGAACTCGCTGTTCACCCTCGGCCTGATGATCGGGATTTCGGTCAACGACACCACGGTCGGCACGACAATCGCCAATCTCGGCATGACCGACGTGAAATTCCCCCACCCGCTGTTCGAGGGCGATACTGTTAACTGCACTACCGAGGTCATGGGCAAGCGCGAGTCGAAGTCACGGACCGACGCCGGCATCGTCGATTTCCATCACCGCACTTTCAATCAGGACGGCAAGCTGGTGGCCGAGTGCAAGCGGCAGGCCTTTATGCTGAAGCGCAAGATCAACGTATAAGAATCGTCCGATGCGGTCCTATCTGTTCGTACCCGGCGACAGTGCGCGCAAGCTCGAAAAGGGTCTTGCGAGCGGCGCGGACGCGCTGCTCCTCGATCTTGAAGACGCAGTCGCGCTTGATAACAAGGCCAAGGCCCGCGAAGTCGTGCGCGACTACCTGAACGCGCACATCAAAGCGGAGCAGCGCCCTCGCCTGTTCGTGCGCGTGAACGCACTCGATACCGGCATGACGGACGCCGACCTCGACGCGGTGCTGCCCGCGCGGCCCGACGGCATTTTATTTCCGAAAAGCCGGAGCGGCACGGACGTCGCGCATCTCGATGCCAAGATCACCGCGCGCGAAGCCATGTTCGGGCTTCCCGATGGCGCGACCAAAATACTCGTGCTGGTAACGGAGAGCGCGCAGGCACTCTTCGGTCTCGCGAATTACCGCGGCAGCAGCAAGAGGCTCGCCGGCATGACGTGGGGCGGCGAAGACCTCTCCGTGGACATCGGCGCGGAAACCAACCGCGACGAGCGCGGCGAATACACCGACCCTTACCGCCTCGCCCGTGCGCAATGCCTGCTCGCCGCCGTGAATGCGGATACGCCGCCGATCGATTCCATCTACGCCAACTTCCGCAACATTGAAGGCTTGCGAAAGGAAACGCTGGAAGGCCGGCGCGACGGCTTCACGGGCAAGATGGCGATCCATCCCGATCAGGTGCCGGTCATCAACGAGATTTACACGCCCTCGGCGGAAGCGATTGCGCAGGCAAAGCGCGTGGTCGAAGCCTTTGCAACTGCGAACAATGCCGGCGTCATCTCGCTGGACGGCGCGATGCTCGACCAGCCGCACCTGAAACGCGCACAGCGGCTGCTCGCGCGCGTGCGGAAATAATCAGCGCTCGTCCGGCCGCGTCATCTCGAACAGTTCGGTGACGACCGCATACTGGCGATAGCCGCACCGCGCGATCGGCTTCATGCCCGCAGTATCGAGGATGCCGTTCTTCAGGAACCGGTCGTCGATATAAATTCCCATCACCTGCCCGAACACGACAATGTTCGAGATGTCGTTCCCGTTCGCGTCGGTGAGTTGCAGAATCTGCGTCGCCTTGCATTCGAGCGCCACCGGCGAAGCCGCGACCCGCGGCGGCTTGACCAGTTTCGACGGCGCCGCTTCCAACCCCGCAAGCTCGAACTCGTTCACGTTGCCCGGCACCGCCTGCGAAGTCTTGTTCATCGCGTCGCGCAAATCCCAGGTCGCAAGCGAGCAGACGAATTCACCGGTCTCGCGAATGTTATGCAGCGAGTCCTTCGGCGAGTCGCTCGAGAACATCACCATCGGCGGAAACGTCGCGACACCGTTGAAGAAACTGTACGGCGCGAGATTCAATTCGCCCTTCGCACTGAGCGAACTGATCCAGCCGATGGGGCGCGGTGCGATGATGGCCTTGAAAGGATCGTGCGGCAAACCGTGGTTGCGCTTCGGCGGCTCGTAAAACAAAGGTGCGCCCTCAAATCTTGCTGACGATGTCGGAAAGCTTCGGACGCGGGCGCTGGAACGGTTCAGCCTTCGCCGTGCCGATGTGGACGAAGCCCACGATCTGTTCGTTGTCCTTCAACCCAAAGACTTCCTTGCTGCTCGCATCGAATGCGGCCCAGCCGGTCAGCCAGTTCGCGCCAAAGCCAAGCGCATTCGCGGCGTGCAGGAGATTCATGCAGGCCGCGCCAGCGGACAGCAATTGCTCGATCTCAGGCACTTTCGGATTCGGCGCAGTGCGCGCGACCACGACCACGATCACCGGGCTGCCACCGAACCGCAGCTTCTGCTTTTCGGCATCCTGCTCCGGCGCTACTGGATTTCCGGCCCGGAAATTTTTCGTCAATTTCTCGACGACCGCGGCGCGGTTCTCTTTCGAGAGCACGATAAAGCGCCACGGCGTCATCATGCCGTGATCGGGCACGCGCGCGGCGATTTCCAGCATCTGTTGAAGTTGCGCGTCGCTGGGAGCCGGCTCTGCAAGGTCCTGCGCGCGGGAGGAGGCACGGGTTTTGAGGAGTTTGAGTGCGTCTGGCATGGATTGCTCAAAGGTGGGGCAGAGCGAGCGGTAGCATGGGATACCAATGTCTCCAATGACTTGGCCTTGCATAGCCCGGCCCTCCGCCTTGCATTCGCCTTTTCCGGGCTTAAAAGGGCCGGATGTTCCGCCGTCTGCCCTTCCGGAAGCCGCTGCCCGCCCTGCTGGCGCTTCTCCTGCTTTCCGGCACCGCCGACGCGCAGTTCTTCCCCTTTACCGGCCCCGCAAACCCGCCGCCTGCGGTGGCCCCGCCGCCGCCCGCACCGCCGCCTGCTACCAAGCAGACACCAACTGCTGCGCCAAACCCCGCAGGCCGAGCGACGCTAAGCCTGAACGCGCGCTACTCGCCGGACGGCGCGACCGTAAACCACTCGCTGCACTGGCGCGTATTCACCGAGCGCCCCGGCGGCCAGACACCGCTGACGCTGGTGACCGAATCCGCCGACGCCGCGCCGAACTTCAATCTCGCGCCGGGGAAATATGTCGTGCATGTCGCCTACGGCCTCGCGAGCTTCGCGCAGCGCGTGGACCTCACCGACAGCAAGCGCGAGACCGTCATCGTCGCAGCCGGTGGACTTCGCGTGCGCGGCCGTGTCGGCGACGCAAACATCTCGGCGCAGAAACTGCGCTTCGATGTGTTCGAGGGCACGTTCCTCCAGCGCGGCAGCATCAACGATAAGAAGAAGCGCGGTGCGCGCTCCGAGCGCCCGCCGGTCGTGCGCGGCGTGATCGCAGGCGATCTCGTGCTGCTCCCCGCCGGCACCTATTACGTGCAATCGACCTATGGCGAAGGCAATTCGACCGTCACCGCGGACGTGCGCATCGAGCCGGGCCGCCTCACCGATGCGACCGTGCATCACCGCGCGGCACAGATCACGCTTCGTCTCGTCCATGCCGCGGGCGGCGAAGCGCTGGCGAATACTTCATGGTCGGTGCTGACGCCGGGCGGCGACTCCATCAAGGAGTTCATCGGCGCGTTTCCGTCCATTGTATTGGCTGACGGCGAATACGTCGCGGTCGCCCGCCACGAAGGCAAGACCTATCAGGCGAACTTCAAGGTGGTGTCGGGCCGCGACCGCGAAGTGGAAGTGCTGGCGCGCGCCGAGAACA is a window encoding:
- a CDS encoding MaoC family dehydratase; this translates as MHKSEGRHPRGGLYFEDFQPGTLIEHRLRRTVTQMDNMLFSNMTLNPQPLHIDRDFCEKETQWGQPLMNSLFTLGLMIGISVNDTTVGTTIANLGMTDVKFPHPLFEGDTVNCTTEVMGKRESKSRTDAGIVDFHHRTFNQDGKLVAECKRQAFMLKRKINV
- a CDS encoding CoA ester lyase, encoding MRSYLFVPGDSARKLEKGLASGADALLLDLEDAVALDNKAKAREVVRDYLNAHIKAEQRPRLFVRVNALDTGMTDADLDAVLPARPDGILFPKSRSGTDVAHLDAKITAREAMFGLPDGATKILVLVTESAQALFGLANYRGSSKRLAGMTWGGEDLSVDIGAETNRDERGEYTDPYRLARAQCLLAAVNADTPPIDSIYANFRNIEGLRKETLEGRRDGFTGKMAIHPDQVPVINEIYTPSAEAIAQAKRVVEAFATANNAGVISLDGAMLDQPHLKRAQRLLARVRK
- a CDS encoding flavin reductase family protein, producing MFYEPPKRNHGLPHDPFKAIIAPRPIGWISSLSAKGELNLAPYSFFNGVATFPPMVMFSSDSPKDSLHNIRETGEFVCSLATWDLRDAMNKTSQAVPGNVNEFELAGLEAAPSKLVKPPRVAASPVALECKATQILQLTDANGNDISNIVVFGQVMGIYIDDRFLKNGILDTAGMKPIARCGYRQYAVVTELFEMTRPDER
- a CDS encoding nitroreductase; amino-acid sequence: MPDALKLLKTRASSRAQDLAEPAPSDAQLQQMLEIAARVPDHGMMTPWRFIVLSKENRAAVVEKLTKNFRAGNPVAPEQDAEKQKLRFGGSPVIVVVVARTAPNPKVPEIEQLLSAGAACMNLLHAANALGFGANWLTGWAAFDASSKEVFGLKDNEQIVGFVHIGTAKAEPFQRPRPKLSDIVSKI